In candidate division KSB1 bacterium, one DNA window encodes the following:
- a CDS encoding SxtJ family membrane protein: MRDKRLTSFGAGLAGVLSVLAVLRLLHAGLGRSWWLFCAAAVVAVAALLLPSALRPLYHASRKTGFALGWLSTQLLLTVVYYLVVTPIALALRLLGRDPLKRRPEPTRTSYWQAPEHRLGSDQYWQRQF, from the coding sequence GTGAGAGACAAACGATTGACCTCCTTTGGTGCGGGGCTGGCGGGGGTGTTGAGCGTCTTGGCCGTGCTGCGGCTGCTTCACGCCGGGCTCGGGAGAAGCTGGTGGCTCTTCTGCGCTGCGGCGGTGGTGGCCGTAGCAGCTCTCCTGCTGCCGAGCGCGCTGCGGCCGCTCTACCACGCCAGCCGCAAGACTGGGTTCGCCCTGGGCTGGCTCAGCACCCAATTGCTCCTGACGGTGGTCTACTACCTTGTGGTTACGCCGATCGCTCTCGCACTACGTCTCCTCGGCCGTGACCCACTGAAGCGCCGCCCGGAGCCCACGCGCACCAGCTACTGGCAGGCCCCGGAGCATCGTCTGGGCAGTGACCAGTACTGGCAGCGACAGTTCTGA
- a CDS encoding methyltransferase domain-containing protein yields the protein MGNDSWQLEMFRRSLKKRAKMRTLIALLPDLAGKRCLDVTCGDNTGSLNYYFRAQGGWWVSADLEGRNLPVMVSLLKERVLHLDEQHFCFPDDSFDVVVSIDCLEHLHEERPFLAELYRIVKPGGTAMVTVPNGDGRLLANKIKNWIGMTPDKYGHIRPGYTREQLAAVVSAVGFQVVGRAGYSRFFMESLELMINAMYVLVMNKDKAEAPEGVIAPTSQEALKSHGLSYMLYSLIYPVLWLISRLDYLLFWGGHYAVAVRAVKPNRQE from the coding sequence ATGGGAAACGACAGCTGGCAGCTCGAGATGTTTCGGCGCTCGCTGAAGAAGCGGGCAAAGATGCGGACGCTCATCGCCCTGTTGCCGGACCTGGCGGGCAAGCGCTGTCTGGACGTCACCTGCGGCGACAACACCGGCTCCTTGAACTATTACTTCCGCGCGCAAGGCGGCTGGTGGGTGTCGGCTGACTTGGAGGGGCGCAACTTGCCGGTGATGGTGAGCCTGCTCAAGGAGCGCGTGCTTCACCTGGACGAGCAGCATTTCTGCTTCCCGGACGACAGCTTCGACGTGGTCGTGTCCATCGACTGCCTGGAGCACTTGCATGAGGAAAGGCCCTTTCTCGCCGAGCTTTACCGCATTGTCAAGCCTGGCGGGACGGCCATGGTCACCGTGCCCAATGGCGACGGGCGACTGTTGGCGAACAAGATTAAGAACTGGATCGGCATGACGCCCGACAAGTACGGACATATCAGGCCAGGTTATACGCGCGAGCAGCTGGCTGCGGTGGTCAGTGCCGTGGGGTTCCAGGTCGTGGGGCGTGCGGGCTACTCACGCTTTTTCATGGAGTCATTGGAGTTGATGATCAACGCCATGTACGTGTTGGTGATGAACAAAGACAAAGCCGAGGCGCCAGAGGGAGTCATTGCCCCCACCTCGCAGGAGGCGTTGAAGAGCCATGGCCTGTCTTACATGCTGTACAGTCTCATCTATCCTGTGTTGTGGTTGATTTCACGCCTGGACTACCTGTTGTTTTGGGGCGGACACTATGCAGTGGCGGTGCGTGCAGTGAAACCAAACAGACAGGAGTGA
- a CDS encoding NAD(P)-dependent oxidoreductase, which produces MKVIVTGAGGFIGSHLVERLAEHGVQVVAVDVHLPPTVFAAGDGAVEMVQGDFRDEGLMRKALSGCSVVFHLASAHLQTHLPDSEYWDVNVHGLLRFLEWSRDAGVERFVHTSTVGVYGHIERPPATEETECRPQSIYGETKLAGERAALRFWAEHGLPVVVLRPAWVYGRRCRRTERLFRMLRKGHFIKFGPCRNLRHPVYIEDMLDAFELAAQRPEAVGQVMIIADEQALTTAEMVAAFCEVLGVPEPKVRLPLLPMKLLAVLAESTGKALHREPPFSRRSLEFFTTNNAFDISKAREVLGFAPKYEFREGLKATLDAMKVADEQRRRAEVTANAGG; this is translated from the coding sequence ATGAAGGTTATAGTGACAGGAGCGGGGGGCTTTATCGGCAGCCATTTGGTGGAACGTTTGGCTGAGCACGGGGTGCAGGTGGTGGCCGTGGACGTCCATTTGCCGCCCACGGTATTTGCTGCCGGCGATGGGGCAGTAGAGATGGTGCAAGGCGACTTTCGCGACGAAGGCCTCATGCGCAAGGCGCTAAGCGGCTGCAGCGTGGTCTTTCATTTGGCCAGCGCCCATCTGCAGACCCATCTGCCGGACAGCGAGTACTGGGACGTGAACGTTCATGGCCTGCTGCGCTTCCTGGAATGGAGCAGGGATGCAGGGGTCGAGCGCTTTGTGCATACGAGCACTGTGGGCGTCTACGGGCACATCGAGCGCCCACCTGCCACCGAGGAGACCGAATGCCGGCCGCAGTCGATCTACGGTGAGACCAAGCTTGCCGGCGAGCGCGCTGCCCTGCGCTTCTGGGCGGAGCATGGGTTGCCGGTGGTTGTCCTGCGGCCGGCCTGGGTCTATGGGCGGCGGTGCCGGCGTACCGAGCGCCTGTTTCGCATGCTGCGCAAGGGGCACTTCATCAAGTTCGGCCCGTGTCGGAATCTGCGCCACCCAGTCTACATCGAAGACATGCTGGACGCTTTCGAGCTGGCCGCCCAGCGACCAGAGGCGGTTGGCCAGGTGATGATCATCGCCGACGAGCAGGCACTCACGACGGCGGAGATGGTGGCGGCATTCTGCGAAGTACTTGGGGTGCCGGAGCCAAAGGTGCGGCTCCCTCTGCTCCCCATGAAGCTCCTTGCCGTGCTCGCCGAGAGTACCGGCAAGGCGCTGCATCGGGAACCGCCCTTTTCGCGGCGCAGCCTGGAGTTCTTTACCACCAACAACGCCTTTGACATCAGCAAGGCGCGCGAGGTGTTGGGCTTTGCGCCCAAGTACGAGTTCCGCGAGGGATTGAAGGCGACATTGGACGCGATGAAGGTGGCAGATGAGCAGAGGCGCCGAGCGGAGGTCACCGCCAATGCCGGAGGCTGA